The proteins below come from a single Xenopus tropicalis strain Nigerian chromosome 9, UCB_Xtro_10.0, whole genome shotgun sequence genomic window:
- the armc5 gene encoding armadillo repeat-containing protein 5, whose product MAGDSLPDCLSRLEAAVQDPEGLSRALCCLRSRHVSRAGGAGQFRESGGLRLLMLLFTEPQNAAVVGASRRNLDLALSLLANCCLEPACRLQVRELGGIPVLVSILKSVCVDSIWNRVARALGNLALDAENSSIIHESGAISPLINVLENSKDSFCLQSCLRALRILGDSPVHRLSICEQGGLAPCVALLSSPCPALAEAAVRSVCELSRGSSLDCAERLSSAVPVLVALTGKEDAKPKMRQAAITTLCNLCGQGAMRPMLGSAGAIQLLITEARSQCKSPSRCLILVRALCLFCREAVNRVRVKEQGGLDLLMDFLRDSQYRAAHYRITAAFLHFCHDTASLILLSARGLAPLLAERLDELALATEDRGELQESHSAGAEVEDISSVSFDFPPEPKRKRQGSEGTSEDSLRSWLLSEGYICSLDDLAPEWCLDSENRSDDSSAPRPSDLALLPTTSSSCTDGDHFLSPRIKRMRLNGPSRREPRAPSSPNTSKVLSSPTSSNPCSSPMQEILGSPWPLGPRTPPPSDFWRPEFPGLLLLSCLSQLPESSSCLVSPTVLGGLLTYVTSHPHPCPRAARLLQRLTCDPACLEALIRTGGICTLRARLLLSEIPGSQNESNNRHPELAKELGHVLLRNLGIQAESPFGVGAVTHMLLSGPQSDRLQCALTLPYIYRKDSPHREQLLDVALRLVLEALLHCTDSEFPAIFFHASECLSTFLPAQTLPATLPATLGSSQRCCYTELVARGEGDVVFVLDGGEKIEGSRKEVTGGCEVFRAMLEGGYAESRQREVRVRQIPSCAFIPLLHYLHGCTEETLCPTFQGLQRPSSGNDLSQSPLGSTLAAAGRFLLPGLGDILEDIARNYLLSLDSLPSMYCFAEMHESANLRRDCCLYLLKRPHPPRQRALCLFQLCQRVQDKKRLFELLEVIVQDGSRTK is encoded by the exons ATGGCGGGGGACTCGCTCCCCGACTGCCTGTCGCGCCTGGAAGCGGCGGTGCAGGACCCGGAGGGACTGAGTCGGGCTCTCTGCTGCCTCCGAAGCCGCCATGTGTCCCGGGCAGGCGGGGCCGGGCAGTTCCGGGAGAGCGGGGGGCTCAGGCTGCTCATGTTACTATTTACCGAGCCGCAGAACGCAGCCGTAGTAGGAGCTTCCCGCCGCAATCTCGATTTAGCGCTCAGCCTGCTGGCCAATTGCTGCCTGGAACCGGCCTGTCGGCTACAG GTGAGGGAACTTGGAGGAATCCCAGTGCTGG TGTCTATTCTCAAGTCGGTGTGTGTCGACTCCATATGGAACCGAGTAGCTCGCGCCCTGGGCAACCTGGCATTGGATGCGGAAAACAGTTCTATAATTCATGAATCAG GTGCTATTTCCCCACTGATAAACGTCCTGGAGAATTCCAAGGATTCATTCTGCCTGCAGAGCTGCCTACGCGCCCTGCGCATCTTGGGAGACTCCCCGGTGCACCGTCTGTCTATCTGCGAGCAGGGCGGCCTTGCTCCCTGTGTGGCTTTGCTGTCATCTCCATGCCCGGCGCTGGCGGAAGCCGCGGTTCGCTCGGTGTGTGAGCTGAGCCGAGGCAGCTCTCTGGACTGTGCGGAGCGGCTCAGTTCAGCCGTGCCAGTGTTGGTAGCCTTGACAGGGAAGGAAGATGCCAAACCCAAAATGAGGCAGGCAGCCATCACTACTCTGTGCAATCTGTGTGGGCAGGGGGCAATGAGGCCTATGCTGGGCAGCGCCGGTGCGATTCAGCTCCTCATCACAGAAGCCCGTTCCCAATGTAAATCACCGTCTCGCTGCCTTATCCTCGTGAGAGCCCTCTGTCTCTTCTGCCGGGAAGCTGTCAACCGAGTCCGCGTGAAAGAACAGGGTGGACTTGACCTTCTCATGGACTTCTTGAGAGACTCTCAGTATCGCGCCGCACATTACCGAATCACTGCCGCCTTCCTGCACTTCTGCCACGACACCGCTTCCCTCATCTTGCTGAGCGCCAGAGGCCTGGCTCCTTTGCTGGCAGAAAGACTGGATGAGCTGGCTCTGGCCACTGAAGATAGGGGTGAGCTGCAGGAATCGCACAGCGCCGGGGCCGAAGTAGAGGATATATCGTCTGTTTCCTTTGATTTCCCACCGGAGCCCAAGAGGAAGCGTCAGGGGTCAGAAGGCACATCAGAGGACAGCTTAAG GTCTTGGCTACTTTCCGAGGGATACATCTGTAGCCTGGATGATCTTGCCCCCGAGTGGTGTTTGGACAGTGAGAACCGATCGGACGATTCATCTGCACCCAGACCCTCAGACCTTGCTTTGCTTCCAACCACTTCTTCTTCCTGTACCGACGGGGACCATTTTCTATCGCCAAGGATCAAACGGATGAGGCTCAATGGACCTTCCCGACGGGAGCCAAGAGCACCTTCCTCTCCTAATACTTCCAAGGTGTTGTCCTCCCCTACATCTTCTAACCCCTGCTCTTCTCCCATGCAGGAGATTCTGGGTTCTCCGTGGCCCCTTGGGCCCCGCACTCCTCCTCCTTCAGATTTTTGGCGCCCCGAGTTCCCAGGTCTCTTGCTCCTGTCGTGTTTATCTCAGCTCCCAGAATCCAGTTCCTGCCTGGTGTCTCCCACAGTCCTTGGTGGCTTGCTGACCTATGTGACCAGCCATCCGCATCCTTGCCCACGTGCCGCTCGTCTCCTCCAGCGTCTCACTTGTGATCCAGCATGTCTCGAAGCGCTCATCCGGACGGGGGGCATTTGTACCCTCAGAGCCAGGCTACTCCTCAGTGAGATACCAGGAAGCCAAAATGAGAGCAACAACCGGCATCCTGAACTGGCAAAAGAACTGG GCCATGTACTGCTGCGAAATCTGGGCATTCAGGCCGAGTCGCCCTTTGGGGTGGGTGCAGTGACCCACATGCTGCTGTCGGGGCCACAGAGCGACAGGCTTCAGTGCGCGCTTACCTTgccatatatatacag GAAGGACTCGCCTCACCGCGAGCAGCTACTTGATGTGGCCCTGCGACTGGTGTTGGAAGCCCTGTTGCACTGCACAGATTCTGAATTTCCAGCTATTTTCTTCCACGCTTCCGAGTGTCTTTCCACTTTTCTGCCGGCGCAGACACTTCCGGCAACGTTGCCCGCCACTCTTGGCTCCTCCCAGCGCTGCTGTTACACAGAACTTGTGGCTCGAGGGGAGGGGGATGTGGTCTTTGTGCTGGACGGAGGGGAGAAGATAGAAGGGAGCAGAAAGGAGGTCACAGGGGGATGTGAAGTGTTCAGGGCTATGCTGGAAGGTGGATACGCAGAATCCCGTCAGCGAGAGGTGCGCGTACGTCAGATCCCCTCTTGTGCTTTCATTCCGCTTCTCCATTATCTCCATGGCTGCACAGAGGAGACCCTTTGCCCTACCTTTCAAGGTTTGCAGCGACCTAGTTCCGGCAACGATTTGTCCCAGTCCCCCCTGGGATCTACACTGGCTGCAGCCGGACGCTTCCTCCTGCCCGGTTTAGGGGACATTCTTGAAGACATAGCACGGAATTATCTGCTTAGCTTGGACAGCCTTCCATCCATGTACTGCTTTGCAGAAATGCACGAGAGTGCAAATCTCAGAAGAGACTGTTGCCTCTATTTGCTTAAGAGACCTCATCCGCCTCGCCAGAGAGCACTCTGCCTCTTCCAGCTGTGCCAAAGAGTGCAAGACAAGAAAAGACTGTTTGAACTGCTTGAAGTCATAGTGCAAGATGGAAGTCGCACAAAGTAA